Genomic DNA from Fimbriimonas ginsengisoli Gsoil 348:
GGCGGCAATCCGGCGCGTTCGAACGCGTACCAGAGCTACGGCTACTACAACCTTCGAGACTACGGCCTCGCCGACAAGAAGGCAGGGATCGAGCAGCTCGCTTTGCGTTTTCCCTGGATCGACATCGACCGGGTCGGTATCTACGGCCACTCGGGCGGCGGGTTCATGACAGCGGCCGCGCTGATGTCGCCGCCTTACAACGACTTCTTCAAGGTTGGCGTTAGTAGCTCGGGTAACCACGACAACAACGTCTACAACCAGAACTGGAGCGAGCAGTATCACGGACTAAAAGAAGTGCCGGTGAACCCGCCGGCGGCGAGCACGGGTGGAGGGACCGGGCGGACTCCCGACGAAGAAGACGAGTGGGATCTCGGCTTTCCCGACGGACCCGCTCCGGTTCCTCCCGCCGCGCCCCAGGGGGCGACGACCACGACGGCTGGACAGACAAAGCTCGAGATTCACGTTCCGACGAACGCGGAGCTGGCGCCGAACCTAAAGGGGAATCTGTTGCTGGTCCATGGAGACATGGACAACAACGTGCACTACGCGGGCACGGTGCGATTGATGAATGCGTTGATGCGGGCGAACAAGCGGTTCGACTTCCTGCTGATCCCCGGCAAGCCGCACGGATACGGCGACCTCCAGCCATATTTCACTCAGCGAATGATGGAGTACTTCGCCGAGCACCTACTCGGCGACCGATACGGGAGCACGGCGGATATGACCGAGCACAAATAGCGTGGCACGGCGCTTCCAGCCCGTGCGTATCACGACCACCCTGGTCGTATGAACGTAGCATCGGCTCCCAGCCGATGAACCCCACGGCCCTCCCGGCCATGGGAAAAGGGCCAAGGGCAGGATGCCCTTGGGACCCACTGGCAAGATGCCAGTGCCACGTTGGGAACTTAGTATTTGGGGTTGGGAGTCACACCCTTTGCCCTTGTCGAGGCGCTTAGGAAGTGATATTTGAATCCGATTCAACCAACCCGCGAGGCCCGCGTCGACTGGTCACTCCTCGTCTCCGACGAGGAGTGGGAGCTTTACCGACCGGTGCTGGATGCTGCCGACGCGCGGGGGGTGCGCTATGCGTTAGGAGGCGGACTGGCCTTTTCCGAACACTCGTCGCGTGCTCGCAATACGAAGGATATCGACCTCTACATTCTGCCGGCGGACAAAGACCTGGCGATCGAGGCGGTTCTTTCGGCAGGTTTCCACGACCTCTTCGATGAGAAGCCTTACGATCGGTCGTGGATCTACCGGGGCACGCGAGATGGCGTCATCGTAGACCTGATCTGGAGCAGTCCCAACCACCGGATGGATGTGGACGAGTCTTGGCTCGAGAGTGGACCAGCTATCCAGCTTCGGGACCGGGTGATCCGGCTTCTACCGGCGGAGGAGCTGATCTGGGCCAAGCTCTACATCGTCCAAAGAGATCGATGTGACTGGCCTGATCTGCTGAACATCTTGAATGCGGAGGGGGAACACTTAGATTGGAGGCGACTCCTCGCGGAGGTGGGAGAGCGCGACGCGCCGCTCTTGGGAGGGCTGCTCAGCACGTTTCGGTGGTTGTGTCCGGAGACGGCCCAAGCATTTCCAAAGTGGGTCTGGTGCCATCTCGGCCTGATTCCTCCGGATGGAGGACCGCCTTCCCCAGTTGGCGAAGAGCGTGAAAAAATCTTGGACAGCCGGGACTGGTTCGGACCCCAGGCAGCATAGGCTTGTGAACCCATGGGAGACGAAGCGTGAAAATCGGCACGATGAACCATCCTCAGCGAGACGTCGCGCGGGAGATTTACTTACACGCCGAACTCGGAATGGAGTTCATCGATATGACACTCGAGCCGCCAGCCGCGGCTTCTTGGCTAGTGGACGTGAAGGAGATTTGCCGGGCGCTTCATGAGACGGGGTTCGAGGTCGTGGGGCACACCTCTTACTACCTACCGATGGACAGCCCGTTCGAGGAAGTACGCCAAGGAGCGGTGACGGAGTTGAAGCGCTGCCTCCGGATCTTCGGCGAGCTTGGGACGAAATGGATGAACCTTCACCCGGGGCGGTACACGCCGATGCACCCGCGGTCGTTTTACATCCAGCGTAATCTGCAGACCTTCCGCGAACTCGCGCCCCTTGCGCAGGAATGCGGCGTCGGATTGATGATCGAAAACTTACCGGGGGACTACAACAACGCCGATCAGCTTGGCGACCTGCTCGACCCGATGCCCGAGCTTGGCCTGCATCTCGACATCGGCCACGCCAATCTGATGATCCACCCGAATTCGACGGAGCAGATCTTGGAGCGATACGGTGACCGGCTTCGGCACGTCCACATCCACGACAACAAAGGGGGCGACGCAGACCTCCACTTGCCGCTCGGGGCGGGGAATCTGGATTTGGAGAAGCACGTTAGATCGCTGAAGCGGTGCGGCTACGACGGTCCGGTCACGCTGGAGGTATTCACGGAAGATCGGACCTACCTTGTCCACAGCGCCAAGGTACTGCGCGAGGTTTGGGACCGGGTGTAGCGTCGGCGCCCTCGCCGATGATCTGCTGCACACTGATATCAAACATCACATATCAAACATCACCCCCGGACTCAGAGGCGGGGGTCTACCGGTTCGCTCTCTAAGGCCAGTACGCCGAAGGCGCATTCGTGGACTCGGCGGAGAGGCTCTCGGCGGACGAAGCGCTCGAGCCCTTCTACGCCGAGCGCGAACTCGCGCAAGGCGAGAGAGCGCTTGACGCCGAGGCCACGTTTGCGGAGGCGTTGTAGGTTCTCCGGAATCGAATATTCGGGTCCGTAGATGATTCGCAGGTACTCGCGGCCGCGGCACTTTACGGCGGGCTGGATGAGGCCGCGGGCGCCGGTGACGATGAAGTCGAGCGGCTTGACCACCATTCCTTCGCCGCCCTTTCCGGTGAGTTCCTCCCACCAGGCGACGGCAGCGGCGACTTCGTCGGGGTCACCGGTTTGCACCACCCGGTATGGGGTGGCAAAGAGGAGGCCGTCGCCGCAGAAGCGGCCGAGCATTTCCATATGCCATGTGTGCGGCTTGTCCGTGTGCACGGCTCCTTCGGTGGCGAGGAGATGGAAGGGGGCCAATCGGTAGTCGTCGAGCGAGTTAACGGGCCAGCAGTAGCGGCGGTAGCCCTCGACGTAGGCCTCGGCCAGCCCAGCGCGGGCGGCGTTGCGACCGCGAAGCTCGCCCAGCTCCTGATCGTCCAGTCTCGGGGCTTCTAAGAGGGCGGTTGCGGCGCGGTGGGCGTGGATTGCCGCCGCGCCGACAGGCGCATACTGAGTGCGAAGCAGCTCGCGCGCCTTGGCCGACCATGGCATCAGTTCGGCGTCAAGCACCATCCAATCCGTCTCCAGCTCCTCCCAAAGTCCGGCCGAGGAGATCCCTTGGGCAACTCGGCCGAGCAGCTCTTGCTCGACCAACGCATCTTCGAAAAAGCGCCGGCCGGTCCGGGTGATGACGGTTCCCATTCCCTCGCCGAGAACCCCGAATCGCTGCCGCGCGACCTCCTCGTCGCGGCACAATATCACCACCGCCCGCGACCCCATGTGCTTCTCCTCGCACACCACCGTCTCCACTCCGTTGTCACGGTAGTAGGCGATCGCTTCTTCGGGGTATTCGAGGTAACCATCGCGATGCGACGTCTCCGACGGAGACATCGTTGGCGGAAGGTAGACGAGCCATTTCGGATTTACCGCGAACCGGCTGATCGTCTCCAACGCCGCCGTCGCGTTCTCTTCCCGAATCGTCACCACATGCTTCAGGCGGGTTGCTATCAGTCGCTTGCCAGAAACGTCCTCTAGGTCGAGGACGTCGTCGACGACCTGCTGGGCGGAAAGATCGGGCGGCGCGGTCTCCAGGAATGGACGCTTGGACGCGGCATACATCTGGCGGGCCGGCACGGAGACGACTTCCCGCTCCGGATATCGAAGGGCAGTGAGCTTGCCGCCGAAAACACAACCGGTATCGATGTTGATCGTCCCGTTCAGCCATTCGGCTTCGGGAACCGGGGTGTGGCCGTAAACCACCATCGCGGAACCGCGGTAGTCGCTGGCCCAGGGATAGCGGATCGGGAGCCCAAACTCGTCGGTCTCGCCGGTAGTGTCGCCGTACAGGCAGAATTCTTTGACACGGCCGGATGCCCGGCCCTGCATTTCCGCCTTGAGGCCGGCGTGGGCGATGACGAGCTTTCCACCGTCGAGCACTGCGTGACTGACGAGCGAATCGAGGAAGCGAAGCGCGTTCGCCACGAACTCTTCCGGCTGTTTCGCAAGCTGGTCGATCGTTTCTTGCAGCCCGTGACTTATCGATACCGGCCGCCCGCGCAGGTGGCGAATCAGCTTGACATCATGGTTGCCGGGCACGGCCACCGCGGCGCCCGATCGGACCATGCTCATCGCCAGCTTCAGTACCCGCGGGGAATCCGGTCCGCGGTCGACGAGGTCGCCGACGAACGCCAGCATCCGCCCTTCGGGTGGAACGACGTCGTAATAGACCGGCACCGTGTGCATGCCCACGAACGGGCGGCCGCCGACCGGTTCGGTATCGAGCACCCGCGGCTCGGCTAACTCTTCGATTTTGTAGCCCAGCTTATCGAGGAGCTCGAACAGCTCGTCGGCGCAGCCATGAACGTCGCCGACGATGTCGAACGGGCCGGTTAGCTCGCTACGATCCGGCCAGAGCGGCACCCGCTCGATCGCGGCTTCTTCGACGTCTGCCTCACTTCGGAGCCCGAAGACGTACTTGAAACCTTCCCTTTCGAGGCGGCCGTACGCCCGGCGCATGTCCTTGAGCTGGTTCTTGATGACATGAGGGCCGAACTGTCGATCCGGCCGGTCCGCGTTTCGTCGATGACATACCGATTCAGGGAGGTCGAAGACAATCGCCGCGGCCGGAACGTGGAATTCGTCTGCGATTCGCAGCAAAGAACGGCGGGCTCCCTCCTGCACGTTGGTGGCATCGACGACGGTGAGCTTCCCGCGTCGCAGGCGGGTTCGGACGATGAAGTGAAGGAGGTCGAACGCGTCCTCGGTGGCGTCCTGAGCGTTCTCGTCGTCGCTCACCACCCCTCGACAACTATCGCTGCTGACCACCTCGGTCGGCAAGAAGTGCTTTCGACCAAAAGTCGACTTGCCGGATCCAGAAGGCCCGATCAGGAGGACGAGAGAAAGCTTGGGCAGAGTAAGAGTCATATCGCCTGGAAAACCGCCATCTGGCTGGGGGCGCCGAATTGCTCGCTGACGGGACCGATCGGTTGGAACTCGACGGCGTAGCCGTGACGGTCCGCGACTTCACGCGACCAGCTTTCGAACTCGGCACGGGTCCACTCGAACCGGTGATCGGGATGGCGCAGCTTGCCGGGCTCCATCGTTTCGAAAAGCGCGTTGTATTCGCGGTTGGGAGTCGTAACGATCACCCGCCCAGGTCGGGCGAATTCGAACACGGCTCGCTCCATCGACGCGAGCCTTGATGGGTCGAGGTGTTCGATAACCTCGACAATGGCGACCGCGTCGTACCCTTGCAGGCGGCGGTCTCGGTACACGAGCGACCCGTGGATCAGCTTCATCCTGGACGCTTTCCGTTCGGGCTGCCGCTCGAGCCGCAGGCGGAGCTTCGCCTTTTCCAGCGGGGTGATGGAGACATCCATGCCGACGATCTCCTCGAACTGCTTCTCGTTCATGAGGAGCTTCAGCAGCTTTCCCTCGCCGCAGCCGAGGTCGAGGACCCGCTTGGCGCCGCTCGCCTTGAGCACGTCGAGAACGGTGAGCAAGCGCTGATCGTGCAGTGAAATCGGCCGCTCGACCGCCTCCTCTTGCGCATCGCCGGCAGCTTCTTGCTCTTCGGGTTCGACCAAGCCATCGATTTCGCTAAGGCGGTCCAGCGCCTCTCGGGTCAGCGTCCGATCGCGTTTTAGATAGCGGCGAGAAATCTCTTCCCTTAACGGATGCGTCGCCAACCACGCGCCGCCGCGCAGCAATAGCTTGTCGACCTCGGCCCGGCCGATGTAGTAGTGCTTCCGGTCGTCAAGAACCGGGATCAAAACGTACAGGTGCTTCAGCAAATCCTGCAGCTTGACCTCTCCTTCCAATACCAACCGGTAGTAAGGCGACTCGCCCCACTCGGGGAATTGGTCGTCCAGCGGGAGCCGCTCGACGGTTACCTCGTAACCTAGCGGCTTGAACAGCTCCTTCAGGAATCGCTCGCCCCCTCTTGCCGGGAGGACGGGGATCTCCGCTCTCAGCGGGATGGGGGTCTCGGCCAATTCGGGACGCTCTTTGCTCGTGCCGCTCATGGCGGTACCGAAGAACTCGGCTATCGCCGAGCTGAGAAAAGACGACGCCACGTACGGCCGGTCGTTTACGTACTGGTCGAACTGTCCACCCCCCGGACCGCTGCCTCGCACCAGTGCCACCGGGTCGACTTCGACGAGAACCGCCACCGTGCACCGCTCCTCGGTCGCTTCCGGATAGAAGAGGTGCGCCCGGCCCATCGACAGCTCGGCGTGCTGCGCCCGTTCGGGGTTCTTACGCAGCAGGTATCCCAATTCCGTCGCCGGCCGGTGGGTGGTGGTGATGGTGAGCAGCATTGAGCGCGTGGAAGCGTACCGGAGGCAGCAGCTTTTGGGGCTACTTTGGCTAATTCAGAGCTTTTGCCGACGGGAGGATCGCGTCCCGCCACTTGCGAAGAGTCGCGGGATTCAATGAGGACATCTCTTTGGCGGTCGTTCCCTCCGGCAGCGGAACCATTCGGCGGAGCGCTTGGATGAGAGCGGTCCGGTTGTACGGTGGAATTCGCGGGACCAGGTGCCAAAGGGTCAGCGCATCTTCTTTTCGGGCGCCGGCGACCGTCTGGCTCAGGGCGAGCTCGTCGAAGTTATTCCGGTCAAGGCGCTGGACCGCATCGCGGAAGTCCGGGGAGGCATCGTCGAAGATTGGGGTTCCGACCCCAATTTTTGCTTCGCTCCGGCAAGACGCTCCTTCCGGGACGATCGAGGTCATTACCTTGGATTGGAGGATCACGAACCCCAAGCGGACGTGCAAGCGGGTCGCGCCGTCAGATTCCGTCGCCAAAGTGTACGCACATCCCATATCGACGGCGGTCGCGGTCGGAGTCTCGACGACGAACATCCTCGGCGGCGTGCTGACGAACGCTTCGATCATCCCCTTCATCAGCTTCAGTCGGCGCTCGTTCGGCTGGGCTTGCACGAGTTGAACCTCCGAATTCGGCTTGACGTTGACGTGCCCCTTCCCTTCCAAATCGATTTGCGCCGCCGATCGCCCGTCGGTTTGGATACACTGCCCCGGCTCGAATCGGCCAATCTCGACAACCGGTTTGCCTTCGAGTAGAGGCGAACCTTGTAGCTTGGCAACGGTAAGCGGGCGGTCGGGGGTGTACCAGAGCCAAACGGCCAGGACGAGAACGGTGGCCACCGCCGCCACGGATGTGTAGTTCCAATACCGGGGCGGCTTTCGTGTTATTTCGGTCGAGACGGCGGCTTCCGGCATGAACTTGAGCGCGCGGTGGACCGAGGCCAGTTCTCGGTATTCCTCCCGGCACTGCTCACACGATTTCAGATGCCGGCAAACACGGAGCTTTTCGCCTTCGGTCAGCTCATTGTGCAGATAGGCCACGAGGAGGGTGGAAACGTGGCGGTTTATCATCGTCCGTCCCTCATGAGCACGGTTCCTTTAACGTCGCCGGGAAGGTCGGCGTCGCCTTGCGAGCAATAACCGGCAATTGGAGCGACAAAGCCGCAACCTTTCGGCGGTAGCTCGAACTGATCCGGCCTCTTAACCTCCCCTCGCATACCGATTCAGCGTACGAGAAGGAACTGGCGGGGAGTTTCTTCGATCAATGCTTACGTCGAAGTTAGGCTCGCCGCGTCCCAAATGCGGGCGCAGAAAATGCCGGCAAAGGGAGAAGCACGACCGATGGAAAGTGGAATCGGGATCGAGGCCGCAACAGTAGCGGTCGGCGACAAAGCACCGGACCTGGAATTATCGGAAGGGGTTTGGCTGAGCGATTTCAGAGGCTCGCCGCTCGTACTCGCCTTCTTTCCCGATGACTGGGATCCAGCGCGAACAAGCCAGCTAGGCGTATATCAAGAGCTTCTGGAGAACCTTCCCGACCATCCCCGCCTCGTGGGGATCAGCTTGCGCGGAGACTGGTACGACGTCGAGATCCAAGGTGAAGTCCCGGTCCGCTTTCCTCAGCTTTCTTCGGACGGAGATCTCGGTCGGCGCTTCGGCGTCACGGGACGGCAGGCGCTGTTCCTCATCGACTCGGACGGCGTCGTTCGCTGGAGTCACGCTTCGCCTGTGGGCGTCCACCCAAGAGTCGACGAGGTCGAACGGGCGCTGCAAGAGCTGACGGCGAAGCCGGGAATCTCACGGCGCGAGCTGCTCGTCGCCACGGTTGCCGTTACGGTGGCTTTGACCGTGCTCCCCGGGATCTCGAACGCGGCTGGAGTGGCGAAGCGGAAGTCGGGTGGGCGAACGATCACCCTTAACGTGAACGGCAGCGACTATAAGATTGACGCCGATCCGCGGGTAACGCTACTCGACGCGCTTCGCGAACGGATGGGGCTCCCCGGCACCAAGAAGGGTTGCGATCATGGGCAGTGCGGCGCCTGCACGGTTCACGTCAACGGGCGGCGCGTCAATTCTTGCCTGATGCTCGCGATGCAAGCCGAAGGAGCCAAGGTTCGGACGATCGAAGGGCTGGCAAATGGGGACGCGCTCCACCCGGTGCAGGCGGCGTTCATCAAACACGACGGATTCCAATGCGGCTACTGTACTCCCGGGCAGATCATGTCGGCGGTCGCATGTATCCAAGAGGGACACGCGGGAAGCGACGAAGATATCCGGGAGTTCATGAGTGGGAATATCTGCCGGTGCGGGGCTTACCCGGGCATTTGCGCGGCAATTAAAGAGGCGCGGGAAGGGATGGGAGGAGCACGGTGAAGCCGTTCGAATACCAGCGCGCAGGCAACGTAGGAGAGGCGATCCGCGATGTCGCGCGAGACCATGGGGCGAAGTTTCTCGGCGGAGGAACGAACCTGATCGACCTGATGAAGTACAACGTCGAGCAGCCCGACCGGCTCATCGACATCACCCACCTTCGGCTCGACCGGATCGAGAAGCTTCCGAACGGAGGCCTCCGGATCGGGGCGTTGGTGCGAAACAGCGACCTCGCCGAAGATTCCCGCATCAAGCGCGACTATGCGGTGCTCTCCCAAGCCTTGCTTGCCGGCGCGAGCCCCCAGCTCCGGAACATGGCGACCACGGGCGGCAACTTGCTCCAGCGGACCCGGTGCTACTACTTCTACGATACGGCCTTCCCGTGTAACAAACGGGAGCCGGGGAGCGGGTGCAGCGCAGTGGGAGGATTCAACCGGATCCACGCGATCCTTGGACAAAGCGACGCCTGCATCGCGGTTCATCCGAGCGACATGGCGGTGGCGATGGCGGCGCTTGACGCGGTGATTCAGGTCGAGGGTCCTCGTGGTAAGCGGGCCATTCCGGTCCTGGAATTCCACCGGCTTCCCGGCACGACGCCGCACGTCGACACGAACCTGGCCCGAGACGAGATCATTACCGCGGTCGATCTGCCGGCGCCAACGGGACGGTCGGCTTACCTCAAGGTGCGGGACCGAAATTCGTACGCTTTCGCCCTCGTTTCGGTCGCGGCCGGGTTGGAAACCGACGGTTCGACCATCCGGCACGCCCGGCTCGCCCTGGGAGGGGTTGCGCACAAGCCTTGGCGCGCGCAGGAGGCCGAGCGGTCGCTCCAGGGGCAACCGGCGAATGAAGAGAGCTTCCGCCACGCGGCCGAGGTCGCGCTGGCGGGGGCGAAGGGGTACGAGCACAACAGCTTTAAGATCGAGCTTGCCAAGCGCTCGATCGTAAAGGCATTTCGCGGGCTGACGGAGGTGGCGTGATGGCCCAGAACGAACAGAAGAAGGGGGTCGTCGGACAGCCGCTCGACCGGGTCGACGGCAAGCTGAAGGTCACGGGAGGCGCACGTTACGCCTCCGAGTTCGAGGCGCCGAATCTGGCGCACGCGGTTCTGGTGCAGAGCACCATCGCCAAGGGCCGAGTGACACGGATCGACACTCGCGAGGCCGAACGGTCGCCCGGCGTGGTCGCGGTCATCACCTTCGAGAACATGCCGAAGGCGGCGAGGCCCACGAACCCGCCGGGTGGGCAGACGATCCCCCTGCTTAGTCCAGACATCAAGTATTCAGGTCAGAACCTTGCGGTGGTCGTGGCCGACACGCTTGAGGAGGCGCAGTATGGAGCGGAATTGGTCCGAGTCGAATACGCGGCCGAGCCGCCGGATACGGATTTCGAGAAGCACCTCGATCAGGCATTCGCCCCGCGTTCCGCTCGCGGGAACACAAAGCGCGGGGATTTCGCCGCCAACATCGGCGGGGCGACGAAGAAGCTCGATCAGGTCTATCGAACGCCGATCGAGCATCACAACCCAATGGAGCCGCACGCGACGGTAGCGGTTTGGGGTCCCGACGGACTGCTCGCCTACGACGCGACCCAGGGGGTTTCGAACAGCCAAAGGAACCTGGCCGAGGAGTTCGGCTTGCCGCAAGACAAAGTCCACGTGATCAATCCGTTCGTTGGGGGCGGCTTTGGCTGCAAGGGGCAGGCTTGGCCACATTCGCCGATCGCGGCGATGGCCGCGAAAGCCGTCGGACGTCCGGTGAAGCTGACGCTCACTCGGCGGCAAATGTTCACGTCGAACGGGCACCGGCCACCGACGCATCAAAAGGAGGTGATCGGTACCGACGCGGGCGGCAAGCTCGTAGCCTTGCAGCACCAGAGCGTCAACCACACTTCGGAGGCCGACATTTTCCAGGAGCCGACCGGCTCGGTGGTGGGAATGCTCTATTCGTGCCCGAACGTCGAAGTGGAGCACAAACTTGTGCGCGTGAACGTCGGCGCTCCGACTTATCAGCGGGCTCCCGGGGAATCGACCGGCTCGTTCGCCCACGAGACGGCGATGGATGAACTGGCGTGGGAGCTGGGGATCGATCCGGTCGAGCTAAGGCTACGGAATTATGCGGAGAAGGACGAGTCGGAAGACAAGCCGTTCTCCAGCAAGTCGCTTCGCGAGTGTTACGAGCAGGCTTCGGCACACTTCGGATGGTCGAGGCGAAACCCGAAGGTCGGCTCGATGCGCGACGGCAACTTCCTGGTGGGATATGGAATGGCGACAGCGTCGTATCCCGCCAACTTCTGGCCAGCGGCGGCGAAGGCACGGATGCTTGCGGACGGGCGGGTGCAGATCATGTGCGGCACTCAAGACCTGGGGACCGGCACCTACACGATCCTGACCCAGATCGCGGCCGACGGGGTGGGCGTACACCCGAGCCAAG
This window encodes:
- a CDS encoding nucleotidyltransferase; protein product: MNPIQPTREARVDWSLLVSDEEWELYRPVLDAADARGVRYALGGGLAFSEHSSRARNTKDIDLYILPADKDLAIEAVLSAGFHDLFDEKPYDRSWIYRGTRDGVIVDLIWSSPNHRMDVDESWLESGPAIQLRDRVIRLLPAEELIWAKLYIVQRDRCDWPDLLNILNAEGEHLDWRRLLAEVGERDAPLLGGLLSTFRWLCPETAQAFPKWVWCHLGLIPPDGGPPSPVGEEREKILDSRDWFGPQAA
- a CDS encoding sugar phosphate isomerase/epimerase family protein — translated: MNHPQRDVAREIYLHAELGMEFIDMTLEPPAAASWLVDVKEICRALHETGFEVVGHTSYYLPMDSPFEEVRQGAVTELKRCLRIFGELGTKWMNLHPGRYTPMHPRSFYIQRNLQTFRELAPLAQECGVGLMIENLPGDYNNADQLGDLLDPMPELGLHLDIGHANLMIHPNSTEQILERYGDRLRHVHIHDNKGGDADLHLPLGAGNLDLEKHVRSLKRCGYDGPVTLEVFTEDRTYLVHSAKVLREVWDRV
- a CDS encoding polynucleotide kinase-phosphatase; this translates as MTLTLPKLSLVLLIGPSGSGKSTFGRKHFLPTEVVSSDSCRGVVSDDENAQDATEDAFDLLHFIVRTRLRRGKLTVVDATNVQEGARRSLLRIADEFHVPAAAIVFDLPESVCHRRNADRPDRQFGPHVIKNQLKDMRRAYGRLEREGFKYVFGLRSEADVEEAAIERVPLWPDRSELTGPFDIVGDVHGCADELFELLDKLGYKIEELAEPRVLDTEPVGGRPFVGMHTVPVYYDVVPPEGRMLAFVGDLVDRGPDSPRVLKLAMSMVRSGAAVAVPGNHDVKLIRHLRGRPVSISHGLQETIDQLAKQPEEFVANALRFLDSLVSHAVLDGGKLVIAHAGLKAEMQGRASGRVKEFCLYGDTTGETDEFGLPIRYPWASDYRGSAMVVYGHTPVPEAEWLNGTINIDTGCVFGGKLTALRYPEREVVSVPARQMYAASKRPFLETAPPDLSAQQVVDDVLDLEDVSGKRLIATRLKHVVTIREENATAALETISRFAVNPKWLVYLPPTMSPSETSHRDGYLEYPEEAIAYYRDNGVETVVCEEKHMGSRAVVILCRDEEVARQRFGVLGEGMGTVITRTGRRFFEDALVEQELLGRVAQGISSAGLWEELETDWMVLDAELMPWSAKARELLRTQYAPVGAAAIHAHRAATALLEAPRLDDQELGELRGRNAARAGLAEAYVEGYRRYCWPVNSLDDYRLAPFHLLATEGAVHTDKPHTWHMEMLGRFCGDGLLFATPYRVVQTGDPDEVAAAVAWWEELTGKGGEGMVVKPLDFIVTGARGLIQPAVKCRGREYLRIIYGPEYSIPENLQRLRKRGLGVKRSLALREFALGVEGLERFVRREPLRRVHECAFGVLALESEPVDPRL
- a CDS encoding 3' terminal RNA ribose 2'-O-methyltransferase Hen1, translated to MLLTITTTHRPATELGYLLRKNPERAQHAELSMGRAHLFYPEATEERCTVAVLVEVDPVALVRGSGPGGGQFDQYVNDRPYVASSFLSSAIAEFFGTAMSGTSKERPELAETPIPLRAEIPVLPARGGERFLKELFKPLGYEVTVERLPLDDQFPEWGESPYYRLVLEGEVKLQDLLKHLYVLIPVLDDRKHYYIGRAEVDKLLLRGGAWLATHPLREEISRRYLKRDRTLTREALDRLSEIDGLVEPEEQEAAGDAQEEAVERPISLHDQRLLTVLDVLKASGAKRVLDLGCGEGKLLKLLMNEKQFEEIVGMDVSITPLEKAKLRLRLERQPERKASRMKLIHGSLVYRDRRLQGYDAVAIVEVIEHLDPSRLASMERAVFEFARPGRVIVTTPNREYNALFETMEPGKLRHPDHRFEWTRAEFESWSREVADRHGYAVEFQPIGPVSEQFGAPSQMAVFQAI
- a CDS encoding FecR domain-containing protein, encoding MINRHVSTLLVAYLHNELTEGEKLRVCRHLKSCEQCREEYRELASVHRALKFMPEAAVSTEITRKPPRYWNYTSVAAVATVLVLAVWLWYTPDRPLTVAKLQGSPLLEGKPVVEIGRFEPGQCIQTDGRSAAQIDLEGKGHVNVKPNSEVQLVQAQPNERRLKLMKGMIEAFVSTPPRMFVVETPTATAVDMGCAYTLATESDGATRLHVRLGFVILQSKVMTSIVPEGASCRSEAKIGVGTPIFDDASPDFRDAVQRLDRNNFDELALSQTVAGARKEDALTLWHLVPRIPPYNRTALIQALRRMVPLPEGTTAKEMSSLNPATLRKWRDAILPSAKALN
- a CDS encoding 2Fe-2S iron-sulfur cluster-binding protein translates to MESGIGIEAATVAVGDKAPDLELSEGVWLSDFRGSPLVLAFFPDDWDPARTSQLGVYQELLENLPDHPRLVGISLRGDWYDVEIQGEVPVRFPQLSSDGDLGRRFGVTGRQALFLIDSDGVVRWSHASPVGVHPRVDEVERALQELTAKPGISRRELLVATVAVTVALTVLPGISNAAGVAKRKSGGRTITLNVNGSDYKIDADPRVTLLDALRERMGLPGTKKGCDHGQCGACTVHVNGRRVNSCLMLAMQAEGAKVRTIEGLANGDALHPVQAAFIKHDGFQCGYCTPGQIMSAVACIQEGHAGSDEDIREFMSGNICRCGAYPGICAAIKEAREGMGGAR
- a CDS encoding FAD binding domain-containing protein, whose protein sequence is MKPFEYQRAGNVGEAIRDVARDHGAKFLGGGTNLIDLMKYNVEQPDRLIDITHLRLDRIEKLPNGGLRIGALVRNSDLAEDSRIKRDYAVLSQALLAGASPQLRNMATTGGNLLQRTRCYYFYDTAFPCNKREPGSGCSAVGGFNRIHAILGQSDACIAVHPSDMAVAMAALDAVIQVEGPRGKRAIPVLEFHRLPGTTPHVDTNLARDEIITAVDLPAPTGRSAYLKVRDRNSYAFALVSVAAGLETDGSTIRHARLALGGVAHKPWRAQEAERSLQGQPANEESFRHAAEVALAGAKGYEHNSFKIELAKRSIVKAFRGLTEVA
- a CDS encoding xanthine dehydrogenase family protein molybdopterin-binding subunit; translated protein: MAQNEQKKGVVGQPLDRVDGKLKVTGGARYASEFEAPNLAHAVLVQSTIAKGRVTRIDTREAERSPGVVAVITFENMPKAARPTNPPGGQTIPLLSPDIKYSGQNLAVVVADTLEEAQYGAELVRVEYAAEPPDTDFEKHLDQAFAPRSARGNTKRGDFAANIGGATKKLDQVYRTPIEHHNPMEPHATVAVWGPDGLLAYDATQGVSNSQRNLAEEFGLPQDKVHVINPFVGGGFGCKGQAWPHSPIAAMAAKAVGRPVKLTLTRRQMFTSNGHRPPTHQKEVIGTDAGGKLVALQHQSVNHTSEADIFQEPTGSVVGMLYSCPNVEVEHKLVRVNVGAPTYQRAPGESTGSFAHETAMDELAWELGIDPVELRLRNYAEKDESEDKPFSSKSLRECYEQASAHFGWSRRNPKVGSMRDGNFLVGYGMATASYPANFWPAAAKARMLADGRVQIMCGTQDLGTGTYTILTQIAADGVGVHPSQVRVEIGDSFLPGAPVSGGSCSAASAGSAVQLAAEALRGAVIAYATGDANSPLGGLSAQDLDVKDGRVFSKANPSKGITYPEILAKYGKTVVEQQAFARPGIERGPSGPRTNQGQAQGDKGKGEGYSMHAFGAQFCEVHIDPDIRMVRVARWTGAFGIGKVLNEKTVRSQLQGGIVWGIGMALLEESLLDPRYGRFVNSNLAEYHVPVNKDVPPIEILLMDEKDSVVSPVGAKGAGEIGITGAAAAIGNAIYHATGKRVRDLPITLDKIL